In Plodia interpunctella isolate USDA-ARS_2022_Savannah chromosome 1, ilPloInte3.2, whole genome shotgun sequence, one DNA window encodes the following:
- the Bmcp gene encoding mitochondrial uncoupling protein Bmcp, with the protein MGDRDWRPFIYGGLASIVAEFGTFPIDTTKTRLQIQGQKIDPRHVALRYTGMVDCFVKTSQQEGIKALYCGIWPAVLRQATYGTIKFGTYYSLKDVFSKYRADGGSKEHLVTNTFCAAFSGGLSSAIANPTDVLKVRMQVGDEKRKLVRCFVDIYRVEGARGLWRGATATSQRAGVIAAVELPAYDACKRRLLPALGDTPLNHFASSLLASLGSAVASTPLDVIRTRLMQQRKVKNHVAKPNERIYKGTTDCFLQTVRNEGFPALYKGFIPTWLRMGPWNIIFFVTYERLKHMY; encoded by the exons ATGGGAGATAGAGATTGGAGACCGTTTATTTACGGCGGTTTGGCGTCGATAGTTGCAGAATTTG GGACATTCCCTATTGACACAACAAAGACACGTCTCCAGATTCAGGGTCAGAAGATTGATCCTCGGCATGTGGCTCTTCGTTACACTGGCATGGTGGATTGCTTTGTGAAAACATCACAGCAGGAAGGGATTAAAGCTTTGTATTGCGG AATCTGGCCAGCAGTGCTCCGGCAAGCCACGTACGGGACCATCAAGTTCGGTACTTATTATTCACTGAAGGATGTATTCAGCAAGTACAGGGCTGATGGCGGCTCCAAAGAGCATTTGGTCACGAACACCTTCTGCGCGGCGTTCTCCGGCGGCCTGTCCAGTGCCATCGCCAACCCGACTGATGTCCTCAAAGTCAGGATGCAG GTGGGCGACGAGAAACGCAAGCTGGTCCGTTGTTTCGTGGACATCTACCGCGTGGAGGGCGCGCGCGGGCTGTGGCGCGGCGCGACGGCCACGTCGCAGCGCGCGGGCGTGATCGCGGCCGTGGAGCTGCCCGCGTACGACGCCTGCAAGCGCCGGCTGCTGCCCGCGCTCGGGGATACGCCCCTCAACCACTTCGCGTCCAGCCTGTTGGCCAGTTTGGGGAGCGCAGTGGCCAGCACGCCTCTGGACGTTATCCGG ACGCGGTTAATGCAACAGAGGAAAGTGAAGAATCACGTCGCGAAACCCAATGAAAGGATATACAAAGGCACCACGGACTGTTTCCTACAG ACTGTCCGCAATGAAGGTTTCCCAGCTCTATACAAGGGTTTCATCCCGACGTGGCTGCGGATGGGGCCCTGGAACATCATCTTCTTCGTCACCTACGAGCGGCTCAAACATATGTACTGA
- the LOC128674135 gene encoding plasmolipin-like yields MFDNYGHNQAQAPPPQTSQKVLRFDKNYIKTLPGILKIVELSCNFIGFICIKASWGMWVSAIFFNILYWVGNIITCFIFIMYLFHFVEKYDQWPWLKLEFFFCCAMVLAYICFSIFATTIGEGVGYAVGFFGFCAIIAYGIDGYLKYKGWRRGLPPQ; encoded by the exons ATGTTTGACAACTATGGACATAATCAGGCGCAGGCGCCTCCCCCACAAACTTCTCAGAAAGTGCTGCGATTTGACAAAAACTACATCAAGACATTGCCAGGGATACTCAAGATAGTAGAATTG tcaTGCAACTTTATAGGCTTCATATGCATAAAAGCGTCATGGGGAATGTGGGTGTCTGCTATCTTCTTCAACATCCTGTACTGGGTGGGCAACATCATAACCTGCTTCATCTTCATCATGTACCTGTTCCATTTCGTGGAAAAGTATGACCAGTGGCCATGGCTCAAGCTGGAGTTCTTCTTCTGTTGTGCAATGGTATTAGCATACATATGCTTCTCGATTTTTGCAACCACGATTGGTGAAGGCGTTGGATATGCTGTTGgg TTCTTCGGATTCTGTGCCATAATAGCGTATGGAATTGACgggtatttaaaatacaaaggGTGGAGGCGAGGGTTGCCACCACAGTGA